In one Rhodococcus sp. B50 genomic region, the following are encoded:
- a CDS encoding TetR/AcrR family transcriptional regulator, translating into MSPSDRRRRRAPQQERSRAMVERIIAAGRTVLLENGYEGASTNRIARVAGISPGSLYQYFPDKDAIVAEVVDRWTDAMHTRISRVFADALEGPPTPVSVRDTMGELLDALGENPRLLRVLIEELPRSPDSRLATFERRIDDLLTMWLRFHLRGRGTRPVEAIAWILRRTVENVAVSYVLDRPPVDRDTVADELTTMVTAYLRDMALP; encoded by the coding sequence ATGAGCCCGAGCGACCGGCGTCGACGGCGCGCGCCGCAACAGGAACGCTCCCGCGCGATGGTCGAGCGGATCATCGCTGCCGGGCGCACGGTTCTGCTGGAAAACGGGTACGAAGGGGCCTCGACGAACCGGATCGCACGAGTCGCGGGAATCAGCCCGGGCTCGCTGTACCAGTATTTCCCCGACAAGGACGCCATCGTCGCGGAGGTCGTCGATCGCTGGACGGATGCGATGCACACTCGCATTTCGCGCGTATTCGCGGATGCACTGGAAGGCCCACCCACGCCCGTATCGGTGCGCGACACCATGGGTGAGTTGCTCGATGCACTCGGCGAGAATCCGCGCCTGCTACGGGTGCTCATCGAGGAACTACCGCGATCCCCCGACAGCCGGCTCGCCACTTTCGAACGCCGGATCGACGACCTGCTCACCATGTGGCTCCGATTCCACCTCCGCGGACGCGGTACCCGCCCCGTGGAAGCGATCGCATGGATCCTCCGGCGCACGGTCGAGAACGTCGCCGTCTCCTACGTGCTCGACCGGCCCCCGGTGGATCGGGACACGGTGGCCGACGAACTCACCACCATGGTCACGGCGTATCTGCGGGACATGGCACTGCCCTGA